One genomic region from Kamptonema formosum PCC 6407 encodes:
- a CDS encoding DUF4347 domain-containing protein produces the protein MNKQVIFVDSSVQDYQSLISEINGAEITILNENLSGIEQITAALANKKDIEALHILSHGSPGSLQIGAEGLNGNNIEKFSTQLKQWGNALTENGEILLYGCDVAATETGLQFIQNLHQLTGADIAASNNKTGNKALGGDWELEVKIGNVETQSLKVPSYSYTLAPTGTADNKGVLVSGTPTSMQIDVLANDTGTGRLNVESIVSGPTNGTAIINDWIYVGGYFTSIGGQTRNRIARLNSDGTLDSTFNPNASSDVQAIAIDSSGNPYVGGAFFTIGGQTRNKIVKLNPTTGAADATFNPNANANVEAIAIDSSGNLIVGGIFSIIDGQSRNRVAKLNPTTGAADATFNPNADGRIEKFALDSSGNPIVGGEFTTVGAQPRNKIAKLDPTTGAANATFNPNANNTVLAIAFNTSGNPYIVGHFTNIDGQTRNRIAKLDPTTGAADATFNPNADNSVYEIAVDSSGNPYVGGFFNNIGGQARNSIAKLDPTTGTADATFNPNANGAINQIAFDSSGNLIVGGVFNTIGGQTRNRVAKLDPTTGVADATFNPNVNNQVNAIAIDPKRDILYTPNANFNGIDTFTYTAKDSSGISSPISVNVLVNDSPVLDSSGAPTLNAQTQNDSNSTGTLISTIIANLGGAQISDPNASASQGIAITALDTANGNWQYTTDGTTWNNAPAVSATNALLLASDANTKIRFVPNPTYNGTLTNAITFAAWDQITGTNGSTADYTTDRTNNTTSSVFSSVTETADITIDPLPAPTITNVSATTADGTYGIGTNIDISVQFSEIVNVTGTPKLSLSGVTPVANYLSGSGSNTLTFQYAVTAGDNSADLDYPSTTALSLSGGTIKNATNNDATLTLPTPGAANSLGANKALVIDTTAPTVTINQASGQTDPASTSPINFTVTFSEPVTGFDATDIDLTTSTATGTLTPTITGSGSVYNVAVNGMTGNGNVIASIKANGVTDSASNNNTASTSTDNSVTYDPTIPTVISINRLAASPTIAATATYEIKFSQDVTGVDVSDFTLVPTGVIGASIGTLTPVDAKTYQLEVNTGTGSGTIGLNLTDDDSITNSLAVALGGTGTGNGNLTGQVYDIDRTGPTGSLNAISDITTAGGTSQSLTVTFSDNDVVDVSSLDSSDVLINWSGGNIPASFVSVDVNSNGTPRTATYSFTPPSGSWDEADNGTYTVNLQGSQVKDSLGNLAAATSLGSFNVNIAAPVPTPIPTPIPTPIPTPIPTPIPTPIPTSTPTPTPTPTPIPTPIPTPTPSVTSTPTPTNTPTPTPIPTPSVTPTPTPIPTSTPTPTPTNTPTPTPTITPTPTPSITPTPTPSFNNQAPIVYNPIWTQSAVSGFSSNTAFTFAADTFIDPDPGDTITYEVTALDNNSVDYGQDYIWTQGVNGGQYKRKTENASVTTIPGIFDGPNASLNFDPTTRTLSQVPGKNLSLPQWVEVKATDNNGKSVSELLELVGWNCTGFVIDDYISGANVFLDANKNGIIDPNEPKGITDGQGAFGFDIDYSTFDTNNNGKLDPSEGNLAAFGGIDIGTGLPLETPLKATPDSQVITLLTSILAELADRGLTVNEANTEVTSAFGIPSDIPINQFDPIAATKANYPGATSVLSAMIQAQNSITQIAGLIEGASSLSVGDAVGEIVSAIADVVQTGVSLDLTQPEQFAALIAKVAERVKAIDPNFNSQEVSAAAPALAQVIAASNQRVVDAIASNTDPTELQKQLALVQKVALGATTQDFKDFGAGQKPLDDLVTENTGTALDGQIFNATNPSTIPTPTPTTVTSTPTPTPTSLTPTPTTVALTPIETTPTSTPTPTNVTIEIAIPKPSVSINNPSGLPENTLLGDVYLLTDGIDTSIPSSVLDLTIFALSGSDSLTGSELPNTYFGNQGEDNLVGKGGDDQLFGGKGSDSLDGGIDNDFVSGNNGNDLLLGGDGNDTLRGGKQDDVLSGGAGNDLLNGDAGFDVLTGGEGNDTFVLEYLPNNPDRADAIADFTSDDKIQLIGVTFSELTFESVNVVLDGANAVVSTAIKSGNDYLGVVYNVNPTALSSSSFF, from the coding sequence GTGAATAAGCAAGTTATCTTTGTTGACTCTTCTGTACAAGATTATCAAAGCTTGATTTCAGAGATTAATGGCGCTGAAATTACGATCTTAAATGAAAATTTAAGCGGTATCGAGCAAATTACAGCAGCCTTAGCTAATAAAAAAGATATTGAAGCGCTGCATATCCTTTCACACGGCAGCCCAGGCAGTTTACAAATCGGTGCAGAGGGGCTCAATGGGAATAATATAGAAAAATTCAGCACTCAGCTAAAACAGTGGGGAAATGCCCTAACTGAAAATGGCGAGATTCTATTATATGGCTGCGATGTAGCGGCAACAGAAACCGGATTACAATTTATCCAAAACCTGCATCAATTAACAGGGGCAGATATTGCCGCATCGAATAACAAAACGGGGAATAAAGCATTAGGGGGAGACTGGGAATTAGAAGTAAAAATCGGGAACGTAGAAACCCAATCTCTGAAGGTTCCTAGTTACAGTTACACCTTAGCGCCAACAGGCACGGCTGATAACAAAGGTGTCCTTGTCAGCGGTACTCCAACTTCCATGCAGATCGATGTTTTAGCCAATGACACTGGAACCGGAAGGCTGAATGTCGAAAGTATTGTTAGCGGCCCTACTAATGGCACAGCAATTATTAATGACTGGATTTATGTGGGCGGCTATTTCACCAGCATCGGTGGACAAACCCGCAACAGAATAGCTCGATTGAATAGCGATGGGACGTTAGATAGCACCTTCAACCCGAATGCAAGTTCCGATGTCCAAGCGATCGCCATAGACAGCAGTGGCAACCCCTATGTGGGTGGCGCTTTCTTCACTATCGGCGGACAAACCCGCAACAAAATCGTCAAATTAAACCCCACAACTGGTGCTGCCGATGCTACCTTCAACCCGAACGCGAATGCTAATGTCGAAGCGATCGCCATAGACAGCAGTGGCAACCTCATAGTGGGGGGCATTTTCAGCATTATCGACGGACAAAGCCGCAACAGGGTCGCTAAATTAAACCCCACAACTGGTGCTGCCGATGCCACCTTCAACCCGAACGCGGATGGTAGGATCGAAAAGTTCGCCCTAGACAGCAGTGGCAACCCCATAGTGGGCGGCGAATTCACCACCGTCGGCGCACAACCCCGCAACAAAATCGCCAAGTTAGACCCCACAACAGGTGCCGCTAATGCTACCTTCAACCCCAATGCGAATAATACTGTCTTAGCAATCGCCTTTAACACCAGTGGCAATCCCTATATAGTCGGCCATTTCACCAACATCGACGGACAAACCCGCAACCGTATCGCCAAATTAGACCCTACAACTGGTGCTGCCGATGCTACCTTTAACCCGAATGCAGATAATAGTGTTTATGAGATCGCCGTTGACAGCAGTGGCAACCCCTATGTAGGCGGCTTTTTCAACAATATCGGTGGACAAGCCCGCAACAGTATCGCCAAATTAGACCCCACAACTGGTACTGCCGATGCTACCTTTAACCCGAATGCGAATGGTGCTATCAATCAGATCGCCTTTGACAGCAGTGGCAACCTCATAGTGGGGGGCGTTTTCAACACCATCGGCGGACAAACCCGCAACAGAGTCGCTAAGTTAGACCCCACAACTGGTGTGGCCGATGCCACCTTCAATCCGAATGTGAATAATCAGGTCAATGCGATCGCGATCGACCCCAAAAGAGACATTCTCTACACCCCCAACGCCAACTTCAACGGCATCGACACCTTCACCTACACCGCCAAAGACAGCAGCGGCATCAGCAGCCCGATCTCTGTTAACGTCCTCGTCAACGACTCCCCCGTACTGGATAGCAGCGGCGCACCCACTCTCAACGCCCAAACTCAAAACGACAGCAACAGTACAGGTACATTAATCTCCACCATCATCGCCAACCTCGGCGGCGCACAGATATCCGATCCCAACGCTAGCGCCTCCCAAGGCATTGCCATCACCGCATTAGATACGGCTAACGGCAATTGGCAATACACCACCGATGGCACAACCTGGAATAACGCCCCAGCAGTTTCAGCCACCAACGCCTTACTATTAGCGAGTGATGCCAACACCAAAATCCGATTTGTTCCCAATCCAACTTATAACGGCACTCTCACAAATGCCATAACCTTTGCCGCCTGGGATCAAATTACTGGCACAAATGGCAGTACCGCCGACTACACCACAGATCGAACTAATAACACCACATCCAGCGTTTTTAGTAGCGTTACTGAAACCGCCGACATCACTATTGACCCCTTACCCGCTCCCACCATTACCAACGTCAGCGCTACCACCGCAGACGGCACTTACGGCATCGGCACAAACATTGACATCAGCGTTCAATTCTCTGAAATAGTTAACGTCACAGGTACACCGAAACTTAGCTTATCAGGTGTAACTCCTGTTGCTAATTACCTCTCAGGCAGCGGTAGCAACACCTTAACATTCCAGTACGCAGTTACAGCAGGTGATAACAGCGCTGACTTAGACTATCCTTCCACAACTGCCTTATCTTTAAGCGGCGGTACTATTAAGAATGCGACCAATAATGATGCTACTCTAACCTTACCCACTCCCGGCGCAGCAAATTCTTTAGGTGCGAATAAAGCATTAGTAATTGACACCACCGCACCCACCGTCACCATTAACCAAGCATCAGGACAAACCGATCCGGCATCAACTTCACCTATCAATTTTACCGTCACATTTAGCGAACCAGTCACAGGTTTTGATGCCACCGATATTGACTTAACTACCAGTACCGCAACGGGAACATTAACACCAACTATTACAGGTAGTGGCTCTGTTTACAACGTCGCAGTCAATGGCATGACAGGTAACGGGAATGTCATTGCTAGTATTAAAGCTAACGGCGTTACCGATTCAGCAAGTAATAACAATACTGCTAGTACCAGCACCGACAATAGCGTTACCTACGATCCGACAATCCCCACAGTTATATCCATTAACCGCCTAGCTGCATCTCCCACTATTGCGGCTACTGCTACCTACGAAATTAAGTTTTCTCAAGATGTTACAGGCGTTGATGTTTCTGACTTTACTTTAGTACCAACTGGTGTAATTGGTGCATCCATTGGCACTTTAACCCCAGTCGATGCTAAGACTTACCAACTGGAAGTTAACACAGGTACGGGTAGCGGTACAATTGGGTTAAATTTGACCGATGATGACAGCATTACAAATAGTTTGGCTGTGGCATTAGGCGGTACTGGTACTGGCAATGGTAATTTAACAGGACAAGTTTACGACATTGACAGGACTGGGCCAACTGGCAGTTTGAATGCTATTTCGGATATTACGACAGCGGGAGGAACCAGTCAAAGTTTGACTGTCACTTTTAGCGATAATGATGTTGTTGATGTTTCAAGTTTAGATAGTTCTGATGTTTTGATAAATTGGTCTGGCGGTAATATTCCAGCTAGTTTTGTCAGTGTTGATGTTAATAGTAATGGTACGCCTCGGACAGCTACTTATTCATTTACTCCTCCTAGCGGAAGTTGGGATGAAGCTGATAATGGAACTTACACTGTTAATTTGCAAGGAAGTCAGGTTAAAGATAGTCTAGGCAATCTTGCTGCTGCTACCAGTTTAGGAAGTTTTAACGTTAATATTGCAGCGCCGGTTCCGACACCAATTCCTACGCCGATTCCCACTCCAATTCCCACTCCAATTCCCACTCCAATTCCCACTCCAATTCCTACATCAACTCCAACTCCTACGCCAACACCGACACCAATTCCGACACCAATTCCCACGCCAACTCCATCGGTAACATCAACACCAACTCCAACAAATACGCCAACTCCAACACCAATTCCTACGCCATCAGTAACTCCAACTCCAACACCAATTCCTACATCTACGCCAACACCAACTCCAACAAATACGCCAACACCAACACCAACAATAACGCCAACACCAACACCATCAATAACACCAACGCCTACACCCTCTTTTAACAACCAAGCGCCAATCGTCTATAACCCAATATGGACTCAAAGTGCTGTTAGTGGATTTTCTAGCAATACCGCTTTTACCTTTGCTGCTGACACATTTATCGATCCAGATCCAGGCGATACTATTACCTATGAAGTCACCGCCTTAGATAATAATTCTGTTGATTATGGACAAGATTATATCTGGACGCAAGGCGTAAATGGGGGCCAATACAAGCGTAAAACAGAAAATGCTTCCGTCACTACTATTCCCGGAATCTTTGACGGGCCGAATGCTTCGCTAAATTTTGACCCCACTACTCGCACTCTCAGTCAAGTACCAGGAAAGAATTTATCTTTACCACAATGGGTAGAAGTTAAAGCTACTGACAATAATGGTAAGAGTGTTAGTGAGTTATTAGAGCTTGTAGGCTGGAATTGCACGGGTTTTGTGATTGATGATTATATTTCTGGTGCTAATGTTTTCTTGGATGCTAACAAAAATGGCATCATCGATCCGAACGAACCCAAAGGGATAACTGACGGTCAAGGTGCTTTTGGTTTTGATATAGATTATAGCACTTTTGACACTAATAATAATGGGAAACTCGATCCCAGTGAAGGTAATTTAGCGGCTTTTGGCGGTATCGACATCGGGACGGGTTTACCGTTAGAAACTCCGTTGAAAGCAACACCAGATTCACAAGTAATTACTTTACTAACTAGCATCTTAGCTGAATTAGCCGATCGCGGTTTAACTGTGAATGAAGCTAATACCGAAGTTACTAGCGCTTTCGGCATTCCTAGCGATATTCCGATTAATCAATTCGATCCGATTGCTGCGACTAAAGCTAACTACCCAGGTGCGACATCGGTATTAAGCGCGATGATTCAAGCGCAAAACTCGATTACTCAAATTGCGGGATTGATTGAAGGCGCAAGTAGTCTTTCTGTGGGTGATGCTGTTGGGGAAATAGTGAGTGCGATCGCGGATGTCGTCCAAACGGGAGTATCCTTAGATTTAACCCAACCTGAACAATTTGCGGCGTTAATAGCAAAGGTAGCAGAGCGGGTGAAGGCGATCGATCCTAATTTTAACTCCCAAGAGGTATCAGCGGCCGCACCCGCACTGGCGCAGGTGATAGCAGCGTCTAATCAGCGAGTTGTGGATGCGATCGCATCTAATACCGATCCTACTGAATTGCAAAAACAATTAGCATTAGTCCAAAAAGTTGCTTTAGGCGCAACAACTCAAGACTTTAAGGATTTTGGTGCGGGTCAAAAACCACTTGACGATTTAGTTACAGAAAACACGGGTACAGCATTAGATGGACAAATTTTTAATGCAACTAATCCCTCAACAATACCAACGCCAACGCCAACAACTGTAACATCAACACCAACGCCAACGCCAACAAGTTTAACACCAACACCAACAACTGTAGCATTAACACCGATAGAAACAACACCAACGTCAACACCAACACCAACAAATGTAACAATAGAGATTGCTATACCCAAACCATCGGTATCAATTAACAATCCATCGGGTTTACCAGAAAATACTCTATTAGGTGATGTTTACTTACTCACAGATGGCATAGATACCAGCATCCCATCATCAGTATTAGATTTAACCATTTTTGCTCTTTCTGGTAGCGACTCCTTAACAGGTTCAGAATTACCAAATACCTATTTTGGTAATCAAGGAGAAGATAATTTAGTAGGTAAAGGTGGTGACGATCAATTATTTGGCGGTAAAGGTTCTGACTCGCTAGATGGTGGTATTGATAACGATTTTGTAAGTGGGAATAATGGAAACGATCTGTTGCTAGGTGGCGATGGTAATGATACTCTGCGCGGTGGTAAGCAAGATGATGTCTTATCTGGCGGCGCGGGTAACGATCTCCTGAATGGCGATGCTGGTTTTGATGTCCTTACAGGTGGTGAAGGTAATGATACCTTTGTCTTAGAATATCTCCCCAATAATCCCGATCGCGCTGATGCGATCGCTGACTTCACCTCTGATGATAAAATTCAGTTAATAGGTGTTACTTTCAGCGAACTAACCTTTGAGTCAGTTAATGTAGTTTTAGATGGTGCGAATGCTGTAGTATCAACGGCAATTAAATCGGGTAATGATTATTTGGGAGTGGTTTATAATGTGAATCCAACTGCTCTTAGTAGTAGCTCTTTCTTTTAG
- the speA gene encoding biosynthetic arginine decarboxylase, with translation MSAPTTTPNSDIAIPVVTAIATIPPQKSWKIEDSEKLYRIQGWGEPYFSINAAGHITVSPKGDRGGSLDLYDLVESLKQRSLGLPLLIRFSDILEDRIERLNSCFAKAIARYNYKNVYRGVFPVKCNQHRHLVEDLVRFGQPHYFGLEAGSKPELMIALATLKTPGAMLICNGYKDREYVETAILAQRLGQTSVIVLEQIEEVQLAIEAGKALGIKPVLGVRAKLSTKGIGHWGNSTGDRAKFGLTIPEIMRAVDELRSAEMLDCLQLLHFHIGSQISSISIIKEAIREASHIYVELAKLGANMKYLDVGGGLGVDYDGSKTNFHASKNYNMQNYANDVVAGVKDACDERKLPVPILISESGRAIASHQSVLIFDVLGTSDVPREIVEPVGEDEHLIPRNLYEIYQSINEENYQEVYHDAIQFKEEAISLFNLGYLGIAERAKTERLYWACCEKIQAIARQKDYVPDDLEDLEKIMASIYYINLSVFQSAPDSWAINQLFPIMPVHRLDEEPTQRGILADLTCDSDGKIDQFIDLRDVKPVLELHKIKTGEPYYLALFLGGAYQEIMGNLHNLFGDANTVHIQLTPSGFKIEHVVKGDTMKEVLGYVQYDSESLVESIRRQTEQALQQNKITLAEAQLLLQNYERSLSRYTYLQS, from the coding sequence ATGAGTGCCCCCACCACGACCCCTAACTCCGATATTGCTATCCCTGTGGTTACTGCGATTGCGACCATACCGCCACAAAAGTCTTGGAAAATTGAGGATAGCGAGAAACTGTATCGCATTCAAGGCTGGGGTGAACCCTACTTTTCGATTAACGCAGCGGGTCACATTACAGTGTCTCCCAAGGGCGATCGCGGTGGTTCCCTAGACTTGTACGATCTGGTAGAATCCCTCAAACAGCGGAGTCTGGGTCTGCCTTTGTTGATCCGCTTTTCGGATATTCTGGAAGATCGGATCGAGCGCTTAAATTCCTGTTTTGCCAAAGCGATCGCCCGTTATAACTACAAAAACGTATATCGCGGCGTATTTCCCGTCAAGTGCAACCAACACCGCCACTTAGTAGAAGATTTAGTCAGGTTTGGTCAGCCGCACTATTTCGGCTTAGAAGCAGGTTCTAAGCCAGAATTAATGATCGCTTTGGCCACCCTAAAAACGCCCGGTGCAATGTTAATTTGCAACGGCTATAAAGACCGAGAATATGTAGAAACAGCCATACTAGCACAGCGTTTAGGTCAAACTTCGGTAATTGTCCTCGAGCAAATTGAGGAAGTCCAACTCGCCATCGAAGCTGGTAAAGCTTTGGGAATTAAGCCAGTATTAGGTGTTAGAGCCAAACTCAGCACTAAAGGCATTGGTCATTGGGGAAATTCTACAGGCGATCGCGCTAAATTTGGTTTAACTATCCCCGAAATCATGCGTGCAGTTGACGAATTGCGATCGGCAGAAATGCTGGATTGTTTACAACTATTGCACTTTCATATTGGCTCTCAAATTTCATCAATTAGCATCATCAAAGAAGCCATCCGCGAAGCTAGCCACATTTACGTCGAGTTGGCTAAATTAGGAGCCAATATGAAGTATCTTGATGTCGGCGGCGGGCTGGGAGTTGACTATGATGGCTCTAAAACGAACTTTCACGCCTCTAAAAATTACAATATGCAGAACTACGCTAATGACGTAGTAGCAGGGGTTAAAGATGCTTGCGACGAGCGTAAATTGCCCGTTCCAATTTTAATTAGCGAAAGTGGCAGAGCCATTGCCTCTCACCAATCAGTGTTAATTTTTGACGTACTAGGAACCAGCGATGTCCCTAGAGAAATAGTTGAACCTGTAGGTGAAGACGAGCATCTAATTCCTCGTAATCTTTACGAAATTTATCAGTCAATTAACGAGGAAAACTACCAAGAAGTTTATCACGATGCCATCCAGTTTAAGGAAGAAGCAATTAGCTTATTTAACTTGGGGTATTTGGGAATTGCTGAGCGAGCAAAAACAGAGCGGCTTTACTGGGCTTGCTGTGAGAAAATCCAAGCGATTGCACGTCAGAAAGACTATGTACCTGATGACTTAGAAGACTTGGAAAAAATCATGGCTTCTATTTACTACATTAACCTGTCAGTGTTCCAGTCAGCACCAGACAGTTGGGCGATTAATCAGCTATTCCCAATTATGCCCGTCCATCGCCTTGACGAAGAACCAACTCAACGGGGAATTCTCGCAGATTTAACCTGCGATAGCGACGGCAAAATTGACCAGTTTATCGATTTACGAGATGTCAAGCCAGTTTTAGAACTGCACAAAATTAAGACAGGAGAACCTTATTATTTGGCTCTATTTCTGGGCGGAGCCTATCAGGAAATCATGGGCAATTTGCACAACCTATTTGGCGATGCTAACACTGTCCATATCCAACTAACTCCGTCTGGTTTCAAAATCGAGCACGTTGTTAAAGGCGACACAATGAAAGAAGTGCTTGGCTATGTACAATACGATTCGGAGAGTCTAGTTGAAAGCATCCGCCGCCAGACAGAACAAGCTTTGCAGCAAAATAAAATCACTCTTGCTGAAGCCCAACTTTTGCTGCAAAACTATGAGCGTAGCCTCAGTAGGTATACTTATCTTCAGAGCTAA